The proteins below come from a single Miscanthus floridulus cultivar M001 chromosome 1, ASM1932011v1, whole genome shotgun sequence genomic window:
- the LOC136473198 gene encoding transcription factor bHLH18-like: protein MEDSSLFMQWAMDTLQHENPAASVAGVAADHGDFSEATFPSLKALREASQAAEMVQELIADADVVVRHALNSWNSGDGGGDTTANYNVPAGWNFGGATSTQQPGRNGMTEAPALATRGLPPPDLVYGPPPITRRAGLKSLGSMAASYAQDHIIAERKRREKINQRFIELSTVIPGLKKMDKATILLDATRYLKELQEKLKDAEAGRSTETLVLVKKPCLHAAAAQDDGHGSSLPPAPPAGTPTARKRLPEIEVRFSESEKSVVVRVHCEKRKGVVVNVLTVAEELHLSSIHANVMPFTACTCIITIAGKVEESFTVTTEEIVGRLNSALLLHAAPA, encoded by the exons ATGGAGGACTCGAGCCTATTCATGCAGTGGGCGATGGACACGCTCCAACACGAGAACCCTGCTGCATCCGTCGCCGGCGTCGCCGCCGACCACGGCGACTTCAGTGAGGCTACCTTCCCCTCTCTCAAAGCGCTCCGCGAGGCCTCGCAAGCAGCTGAAATGGTCCAGGAGCTGATTGCGGACGCCGACGTCGTGGTCCGCCATGCGCTAAACAGCTGGAactccggcgacggcggcggcgacaccACCGCGAATTACAACGTGCCCGCGGGCTGGAACTTCGGCGGTGCCACCTCCACGCAGCAGCCTGGCAGGAACGGCATGACGGAGGCCCCTGCCCTGGCCACACGCGGTCTGCCGCCGCCGGATCTGGTCTACGGACCTCCGCCAATAACGAGGAGAGCCGGCCTAAAGAGCTTGGGATCCATGGCGGCGTCGTACGCCCAGGACCACATCATCGCAGAGCGGAAGCGGCGAGAGAAGATCAACCAGCGCTTCATCGAGCTCTCCACTGTTATCCCAGGCCTCAAGAAG ATGGACAAGGCGACGATCCTTTTGGACGCGACAAGGTACTTGAAGGAGCTCCAAGAGAAGCTAAAAGACGCGGAGGCCGGCAGGAGCACCGAGACCCTGGTGCTCGTCAAGAAGCCATGCCTCCATGCCGCGGCTGCGCAGGATGACGGCCATGGCTCCTcgctgccgccggcgccgccagcAGGCACACCGACGGCGAGGAAACGGCTGCCAGAGATCGAGGTCAGGTTCTCGGAGTCGGAGAAGAGCGTGGTGGTGAGGGTCCACTGTGAGAAGAGGAAGGGGGTGGTCGTCAACGTGCTCACCGTGGCTGAGGAGCTCCACCTCAGCAGCATCCACGCCAATGTTATGCCGTTCACGGCTTGCACTTGTATCATAACCATCGCGGGGAAG
- the LOC136452147 gene encoding uncharacterized protein has translation MRRTVRQREGWKKPPTGKLLINVDGSFREQYGDGGTGVVISDSDGSFIAGSYTYREHVVDAPMAEAMALKQGRLLDQQIGCNGFIVHLDCTEVVDTMKSGISSTAGAPIFDECFKLWQNFEAISLEKCDREANKVAHELAKVALLAKEICIWVDETLDFILESLVNDVILFDNQ, from the coding sequence ATGAGAAGAACTGTCAGGCAAAGAGAGGGATGGAAGAAACCTCCAACAGGGAAGTTGTTAATAAATGTAGATGGTAGTTTCAGAGAACAATATGGGGATGGAGGAACAGGCGTCGTCATAAGTGATTCTGATGGCTCCTTCATTGCAGGCTCTTACACTTACAGGGAGCATGTAGTTGATGCCCCAATGGCGGAAGCAATGGCACTGAAACAAGGACGGCTACTTGATCAACAGATCGGATGCAACGGCTTCATTGTTCATTTAGACTGCACGGAGGTCGTGGACACTATGAAAAGTGGCATCTCATCTACAGCTGGGGCACCAATCTTCGATGAATGTTTCAAGCTATGGCAGAACTTTGAAGCAATATCTCTAGAGAAGTGCGATCGGGAAGCGAATAAGGTGGCACACGAGTTAGCGAAAGTAGCTTTATTAGCAAAAGAAATTTGTATTTGGGTCGATGAAACCCTTGATTTTATTCTTGAGAGTCTTGTGAACGATGTAATCCTATTTGATAATCAATAA